Proteins encoded in a region of the Rhodopirellula halodulae genome:
- a CDS encoding alpha/beta fold hydrolase gives MSLHADSQRGRIEMVDGDDGALLMSRRWAVGKPRARVVFVHGIVSHSGWYLASCDALANASVDVRFLDRRGSGGNPDRRGDVSDWRLWIDDLVYFLESQPRDVPLVLGGISWGGKLAAVLAAERPDLLDGLALICPGIHAAQFPSPAKYAILGGLARAGLARLRVPIPLKDPSLFTGVQRWQEFIRKDSLTLRKVSVRFALEDRKLTRRARAIAEKISVPSWLVLAGKDRIVDNEETRAWFDRTAGVHREVTCYDNAAHTFEFEPDPRPYFRDLVGWVTRLGESAGD, from the coding sequence GGGCGAATCGAAATGGTCGATGGTGACGACGGAGCATTGTTGATGTCGCGACGTTGGGCCGTGGGCAAACCGCGAGCACGCGTTGTGTTTGTGCACGGCATCGTCAGCCATTCAGGTTGGTACTTGGCCAGTTGTGACGCGCTGGCGAATGCATCGGTAGACGTCCGGTTTTTGGATCGGCGAGGCTCTGGGGGAAACCCAGATCGTCGCGGCGATGTGAGCGATTGGCGGTTGTGGATCGATGATCTGGTTTACTTTTTGGAGTCACAACCACGCGATGTACCACTGGTCCTGGGCGGGATCAGCTGGGGAGGAAAGCTGGCTGCGGTGTTGGCGGCGGAGCGTCCGGATTTGCTTGACGGTTTGGCTCTGATTTGCCCCGGAATTCATGCCGCTCAGTTTCCGTCTCCGGCCAAGTACGCGATCTTGGGCGGTTTGGCTCGGGCGGGATTGGCCCGCTTGCGTGTTCCCATTCCGCTTAAGGACCCGTCGTTGTTCACGGGCGTCCAGCGCTGGCAAGAGTTCATTCGAAAGGATTCACTGACACTGCGGAAAGTGTCGGTTCGCTTCGCGTTGGAGGATCGCAAGCTGACCCGTAGGGCCCGTGCGATCGCGGAGAAGATCTCTGTGCCGAGCTGGTTGGTGTTGGCGGGAAAGGATCGAATCGTCGACAACGAGGAAACACGAGCTTGGTTCGATCGGACGGCCGGCGTCCACCGTGAGGTGACCTGCTACGACAACGCGGCTCACACCTTCGAGTTCGAGCCCGACCCGAGACCCTACTTTCGCGATCTCGTGGGTTGGGTGACGCGGCTCGGTGAATCCGCTGGGGATTGA